The genomic window CCCAAAATGTCTTGGGCAAGGTAGCACCTTGCAATAGCCATGCAAAGCGATTCCTGCATTTCACGCTATAATTGTTTGATTTGTAACGGTTATTGAAATGAATGAGACTTGCAATACAAAATCCAGCATGTTACAAAGTCGTCGGTGTCTAAGCTCTAAGCCAATGGCGCGGGCGGCATTCGCAAGACTGTCGCCCGATCCGAAAAGCGCCGCGGGGTTTTGCTTCCTCTTTTCTCCGAGGCTCTAGGGGGCGGCACTCGCAAGGTGCCGCCCTTTCTGTAGAGAGGGAGAGCAAACCATGATCACAGAATTGCAGAAGGTCGAGGCGGCCCGCGTCTTAGCGCAGCAGCTGATTGCCGAAGGGCACACCCGGCAATTCCCCATTGCCACGTCGCTCTTCGCTGTGAAGATCATGCTGGAGAAGCGCGGCATTCCGCTGCCCGATGATTACCTTGCATGGATTTCGGGCGGCGTCGTCAGCGACGCAATGATTGGGAATCCGCATTCAGTCGACGGCCGATAAGATGCTGATCTTTCACTACACAGACATTTTCAATGTCCCGTCGATCATGCGTGGCGGGCTGCTTCCGTCTTCACCCCGTAAATCCGCCGCTAGGCCGGAGGGGCTCGGCAGGCCATTAGTGTTTTTCGACCAGAATAATGAGATAAGCCATGTCGTTCCGATTCGATCCGAAATTATCGCTAGGTTCTCGGTAAGATTGGAGAATCTAACTGACTGGGAAGTTGACTCTTTGGGATCAATAGTCACGCCCAATCCTGTACCGCCTTCCGCGTTCCATGACGTCGAGCAGTACATGGGCGACGGTGTGGATCTGAAGCTGCACTATAATTATGAGGCTATTTTCGGCCGTGCGGCAGCTGATATCGGGGGGCTTTCTGCAAAGGAAAGATATGTGCTGGCCGAGTGGATATCAATCAAACATCGGTACCGCGCCGCAGTCTTTTGGGCGTCTCTTAGGCGTCGCTAATCGGGGCTGATCGTGCGCGCTAAATCATCTTACGGTTTAAAGTCACTAAGTAGTTGATTTATAAGTATATCTTGCGCTGCTGCGCCAAGGTGCTACATTCTGATTCGGCGGTAGCTGAGCCGCACGGGATGGAGTGCCGAAGATGTATATGCGACTCGTTGATCTTGATCTGCACGAATTCGAAGACGATATTGTCGTGTATCGCGGCGCCCACTACGGCGACCCGATGGCCGATTGCGCCGCGCGTGCGGCCGTTCTGTCCGCCGCAGAGGCATTCATTCCGGGCTATCTCACCGATACATGCTTCACGACGCGAATCGATCTGGCGACGCCGGATCGCGAGCAAGCTGCCGCCCGCGCGGAAGCCTTCGCGCTGGAAATGTGCGGCCCTGCCCCGATTGCTGGCTTCGTCTAAAAAAGAGGGGGCGGCATGAGCCCCGCCGCCCCAGTTATCCGCAAGTGCCGATCCGTTAGCGGGGTGCCAAACCTGCTAACGATCTTTCTAGTATCGAAAGTACTCCGCCACGTTCCCGACCGCCTCACAAAGCTCTTTCGCGTCACTATGACTCAACAGGACATGTTGTCCGCCAAGCGTAATGTACATTTGCGGTCCCTCCCCGCTCGCTCCTGAGGTTCCGACCTCCAAATGAGTTTCGCAGTCTTTTGCGTTGTTCATTACCGTTTTGTCAAAGTAAGCTGTCGTTCCCATTGCTTTCTCACTTTCTAAGTAGCCGCATTTGGCTGATAAGCTCAGCGGCAGAGCCAAGCGGATCTGATCACTGCCGGAGCCCTTTTTGGCGCGGCCGGAGTTGAAAGCTCTTGGTCGCGCTGTTCAGCACTCTGCCCGATAAGCTGGCGCGCCGCCCATGCATAAACTGTCGCATCCAGCGTCTCGGCCCGTTTCCCCTTCACTCGTTCAAATGCTGCCTGCGGCCGGCCACGCACATAGCGGACCATGCGCCGTTCGCTGGTCAGTTGCTCGAAGTAGATCGGCCCTAGATCATCAGAGAAGCGCACGCCCGAATTGCGCGCCAGGCGGGTGAACAGTTGCGATTTGACGGCATCTGAGCCCACAAGCCAAAGCAGTTGCCCTTTACCGCCAGACCTCTCCAGGAAGGCGCGGCTGAAGCCCGGCACGCCTTTGATCGACACGACGCGACGGCCGAAGCGCGAGCGGGTGAAGCCATGCACGATTTCCGTGTGCCCGCCGTCGCCCGAGTCGATGCACGCCGCGTCAATCTTCAGTACGCCGCCGTGAGGGTGCTGCCAGGTCTGCCGCAGCAGCCCGTCAAGCTCTTCCCATACCGCGTTGCCGTCGATCGGCCCCCAGAAAACGCGATGCGTCAAGACGTAGAGCGAGTCCCGCGAATGCCCCATGATGACGCATTCCAGCCGGTCGTCCTGACAGTCGACGCCCGCCGTCAGAAACAGGACGTCAGGCGGCAGGTTCGACAGGCTGAAGGCTTCGCGTCGCCCGAAGAGCTCGTGCTCGTCCAGGTCGTCGCCTTCGGTTTTCCAAGGTTCGCCCAGCACGGTATTCGTGAAAACCTGCAGCGTCGCCGGGTCGCGTTTTGCCTGCAGGAATTCAGCAACCAGCTTCGCCCAGCGGGCGTTGAAATGCGGCGAGATCAGGGAGTTGATTCGGAAGCCCGCGTGCCCGCGCACATCGGGCGCAGTGGCCCGCCAGCGGCCGGCGGCCACCATCGCCGCCTTGTGCCGTTCCTCGACAATGCAGCCGTTCGCAGGGCAAGCCCAATGCGCCGACTCCGGGTCGCCGTCAGTCCACCGAATGTCAGCCCAACGCACCTCTGAGAAGTCGCCGCAGGACGGGCAACAGACCTCGTAAATCCGCTGGTCCGACTTGTCGTAAAGCCGAGTCGCCGGGCCATAGTCGAACACGGGAGTCGAGCCCGCCAGGATCTTCCGGTCACGAAAGGTCAGGGTCCGCATTTCTGCGAGCGTGATCGGGTCGCCTTCCTGCGAAACCTCGAAGCCGTCAATCTCGTCCATTGCGAGGATCTTCGCAGTGTGCCGCCGCAGGTTCCGCGGGCTCTTCGCCGCCAGAAATTTCAGACTGCCGCCCGGAAAGCGCCGGTTCAACATGGTGCTGCGGCCGGTCTCGTCCGCCTCGTCGGACAGCAGCCCGCGCAAAGCCGGGCTGGCCTCGAATATCTGTTCCAGATCGACAGCCCAGTCGCGGGCGTCATCTTGAGTCGGTTGAAGCGCGAGAATGGGGCACGGGCTGTTCGCGACGTGGGCTGCAATGATGCCGTTCAACAGCGCCGTGTAGCCGACGCGCGCAGATTTCAGGACGGTTACCCGTTCAACCTCCGGATCGTCCAGGGCATCGCAGATTCCCCGCTGATAGGGCCAAAGCTGCATGCGGCCGGGCAACGCGGAAGCCGTCTGCGGCAGGTAGATATTCGCCTCGATCCAATCGGCCGTGGGCAGATCGGCGGGCGGCAGAAGGGCGCGCAGGGCATTCCTGCGGATCATCTCAATTCCCATTTCCCAGAGCCTCCAGGCCGCGCCGAATTTCCCTGTCGATAGTCGCCACGTCATACGCCGTCAGATGCGGCAGGGCGGCACCACAGCGGCTTGACGTGGCCAGCATGCCCGCTCGCACGTCGCGCAGCAGATCGGCCCACGCACGTTCCACAGCGGCAGCCTGCACCAGCTCGCCACGGGCGGCGGCGTTTGACAGTTCCAGCTTGTCGGCTTGCTGCCGGGCCAGGCGTAGCTTTTCAGCCTTGAGTTCGTCGCCTGTGCCGCCTTCGGGTGACTTTCCGACTCTGGATGCATGGTGGCGCAACCGTTCGATGTAGCCCTGCAGCGACGCCCGCACATCATACTTGCCACGGCCGGCCCTGATCAGGATTCCGTCGCGGGCTTTGGTTCGAACCTGAGACGGGACCAGGCCCAGAAGATCGGCCAGGGCGGCTTCGTCCATGATCGCAGGAATCGCGTCAGGAAGGCCCTCTGCCGCTGGGGGCGGCACGACTACGCGAAGAGGCTTTGCGGGCGTCAGCGGCCCAGCCGGTGAGCGGGACGGGGCAACCTGTTCCATGGGCAAGGGATCGTCGCCCAGCAGGTCAACCAGATCATCGCAGAAGTTCACTTTGGTTGACACTGGATCACCTCATTCGAAATATTTTGCACAGAGCTTTCTTTCGCGGTCAGCGCACCCCGCGGCCGGCACCCCCAGGGGAGGACCCATTGGAAATGCAACCAAATGCAAGATGCGATAGGTTGCATCGGCTTGATTGAACGAATGGTCATCATCTTTCCTCCCCTTGTCTCGGTGCTGGGGAGGGACGGGACACGGGACACCCCTTAAGGGGTGTGTCCCTGTCTGTCCCGCCTACCGCCCCCGTGGCACAACTGGACATGTCCCGCTTGTCCCGCCCATGTCCCGCTTGTCCCGCCCCCAGATCGTCAGCGCCTAAGCCGCTGAAAGGGTTGAGAAAGACCATGGACTCTGATGCTGTTGCCCCCTGAGACCGGGACAAAACGCCTTGTCCCGCCAGACGTTTGAAGGCGCGAGTGTATGCTTTCGCCCTGCTATGGTGAGTTTCGGCGTCAGACAGCACGCCGGGGACCGTGCAAGCCTCTCGCAACGCCATTTCAGGGACGCGGATGCAACCAGATGCAACTTCCCCCGCGCCATCAACTTGCATCTGGTTGCAAGCGGCTTGCGTCAGATCCGACAGCACACGCACAAGCGCCCGCTCGCTGCCCGATAGCGTGACGCAATCGAACGCATCCCCAGCCAACTCATCGCAGCGCGGTAGCTGGATTTCGTCGCCGTCTTCGTCGGTGCCGCCGTCTTCGGTCGCGATGCGGAACGCAATGTCACGCTCACAGGTGCCGTTTCTGTTCTTCGTCAACTTGCCGCGGATGATGCCGGACTCGTCCCGCTTCACATGCAGGGCCACGTCTAACGCCCCGTTCAGCAGGCTATGACCGCGGGGCGTCGCGCCTTCCGCCTTCGTGTCGTGGTGGATCAACACGACAGCAGCGCCCCACTTCGTCAAGCCACGGGCGACGGCCACGACGCGCCCCATAGCTTCGGCGCTGTTCTCTTCGAGACCGGGGAAGGCCATTGCCAGCGTATCAATGAAGATCAAGGCAGGCTTCCGCTCCTTCACCGCCTCGACCAGCGCCGCCAGATCAGGCGACTCCTGGGTCAGCAGGTCGTTGACGCCCTCGACCAGCCGGAAGGCCGCTGCGTCGCCGTGTGCAGTCTTCAGAGCTCGCACCCGCCCGCGCATCCCGTGGGGATCTTCCGCCGCGACATAGAAGACGCTGCCCGGCTTCGTCCGCATGCCGAAGGCTTCCGCGCCACGGGCCACGGCATAGCCCAGGAAGGGCGCCAGCAGGCTCTTCCCTGCGCCCGGTGCGCCGAAGATGCAGCCCACGTCGCCCGGTGCCACAAGCCCCTTGATGACGTAGCCGCGCGACGGGGCGGCCTCGCAT from Paracoccaceae bacterium Fryx2 includes these protein-coding regions:
- a CDS encoding phage terminase large subunit family protein; this encodes MGIEMIRRNALRALLPPADLPTADWIEANIYLPQTASALPGRMQLWPYQRGICDALDDPEVERVTVLKSARVGYTALLNGIIAAHVANSPCPILALQPTQDDARDWAVDLEQIFEASPALRGLLSDEADETGRSTMLNRRFPGGSLKFLAAKSPRNLRRHTAKILAMDEIDGFEVSQEGDPITLAEMRTLTFRDRKILAGSTPVFDYGPATRLYDKSDQRIYEVCCPSCGDFSEVRWADIRWTDGDPESAHWACPANGCIVEERHKAAMVAAGRWRATAPDVRGHAGFRINSLISPHFNARWAKLVAEFLQAKRDPATLQVFTNTVLGEPWKTEGDDLDEHELFGRREAFSLSNLPPDVLFLTAGVDCQDDRLECVIMGHSRDSLYVLTHRVFWGPIDGNAVWEELDGLLRQTWQHPHGGVLKIDAACIDSGDGGHTEIVHGFTRSRFGRRVVSIKGVPGFSRAFLERSGGKGQLLWLVGSDAVKSQLFTRLARNSGVRFSDDLGPIYFEQLTSERRMVRYVRGRPQAAFERVKGKRAETLDATVYAWAARQLIGQSAEQRDQELSTPAAPKRAPAVIRSAWLCR
- a CDS encoding AAA family ATPase, which codes for MGNQTIISGFPTDLDDILGPPRRPEMQNAAPAGTRNGVENAAAWKNRQDQHSTDLDAILGPRDSALDNPLTVSLFGSVTDTRPKVEPLTLRQLVDRMGRATAPTKAALPMVKLGLFEGGRKAEHVKHFAGVMGDYDAGKMTPQEAVERLRIAGLGGVVYTSSRHTPAAPRWRLLLPSSRPMTAEEHRAAVERANGALGGVLGGESFDPARCYFYGQARDALPVETFAIEGRTIDAATDLPRIGKGGTAQLEMSDLGDLLGQPLPAPAEDYDDLWFQPEPDWPKIRGALRLITDASDRQIWLEIGQALHHESRGSEEGFSIWCKWSKRCPTKYDEKSQRRTWASFGKRTGEGIGIGTLYHHAKAYGWGPEAAEPVAPAKPSRLAFLTPTQCEAAPSRGYVIKGLVAPGDVGCIFGAPGAGKSLLAPFLGYAVARGAEAFGMRTKPGSVFYVAAEDPHGMRGRVRALKTAHGDAAAFRLVEGVNDLLTQESPDLAALVEAVKERKPALIFIDTLAMAFPGLEENSAEAMGRVVAVARGLTKWGAAVVLIHHDTKAEGATPRGHSLLNGALDVALHVKRDESGIIRGKLTKNRNGTCERDIAFRIATEDGGTDEDGDEIQLPRCDELAGDAFDCVTLSGSERALVRVLSDLTQAACNQMQVDGAGEVASGCIRVPEMALREACTVPGVLSDAETHHSRAKAYTRAFKRLAGQGVLSRSQGATASESMVFLNPFSGLGADDLGAGQAGHGRDKRDMSSCATGAVGGTDRDTPLKGCPVSRPSPAPRQGEER